One Clostridium estertheticum DNA segment encodes these proteins:
- a CDS encoding peptide ABC transporter substrate-binding protein, whose amino-acid sequence MKKLLCIILIFMMMLTSGCVEKKVKPTTSRKFLVYNVGELPSDLLMLNSDNVRQKDLLLALFEGLVREDKYGEIVPAMAESYEISADKIGYTFKLRKDLHYSDGRSIKAIDFVRFFHNILLEKDNIFAEQLYCIFGAKDFRMGKVTFDKVAIVAKDDLTLEIRLNSPNEYFKNILSNPVFTLRETSINKRNWKDSYYDIQYSGPFIIKGINKDGEISLLKNEKYWRAHEIVSSEMLFTSIKDEEKTLADFETTGSSDTSKIDVFVSPPISEGNTLSMEKKTITIPTNSMYYLTFNLNTSGSVKDNNFRNAISAIISKEFIIQTISKDLAVAAINYTTSSITNDNSGKLIFDVFGNKDKGTKYLKEYLKINNYEKEPELIIVYENKDLDNRIVREMAKNIKQNLDEVAKNIKGHFDEKDYLNVNVVCKGYEKDELNKVIKQGDYNILFSKIDEEYGDVFKFFSRWTSSSSYNVYGYKNLVYDKIIESALKEKDKKNKIKLYNEAQEILAKDLPCIPIFIANTVICKKENVKDVYSTKGGNLILDYAYKEDNTVAK is encoded by the coding sequence ATGAAAAAGTTATTATGTATAATATTAATTTTTATGATGATGTTAACTAGTGGATGTGTTGAGAAGAAAGTTAAGCCAACAACTTCTAGAAAATTTTTAGTATATAACGTGGGAGAATTGCCTTCAGATTTGTTAATGCTAAATAGTGATAATGTGAGACAAAAAGATTTGTTATTGGCTTTATTTGAAGGTTTGGTCCGTGAAGATAAATATGGCGAAATAGTACCTGCTATGGCAGAAAGTTATGAAATTTCAGCTGATAAAATTGGGTATACCTTTAAATTAAGAAAAGACCTTCATTATAGCGATGGAAGGTCTATAAAAGCTATAGATTTTGTAAGGTTTTTTCACAACATCCTATTAGAAAAGGATAATATTTTTGCTGAGCAATTATATTGTATATTTGGAGCTAAGGATTTTAGAATGGGAAAAGTAACGTTCGATAAAGTCGCTATTGTAGCAAAGGATGATTTAACCTTAGAGATAAGGCTAAATAGTCCCAATGAATATTTTAAAAATATTCTTAGCAATCCAGTTTTCACCTTAAGGGAAACTAGTATTAATAAGAGAAATTGGAAGGATAGCTACTACGATATTCAATACAGCGGTCCATTTATTATAAAAGGGATAAATAAAGATGGAGAAATATCACTATTAAAGAATGAAAAGTATTGGAGGGCTCATGAAATTGTTAGCAGTGAAATGCTGTTTACGTCTATAAAGGATGAAGAAAAAACACTAGCAGACTTTGAAACCACTGGGTCTAGTGATACCTCAAAAATTGATGTATTTGTTAGTCCGCCAATAAGTGAAGGAAACACTCTTAGTATGGAAAAGAAAACTATAACTATTCCTACAAACAGTATGTATTATTTAACTTTTAATTTAAACACTAGTGGTTCAGTAAAAGACAACAATTTTAGAAATGCAATTAGTGCAATAATATCTAAGGAATTTATTATACAAACTATATCAAAAGATTTGGCAGTTGCAGCAATAAATTATACGACTTCTAGCATAACTAATGATAATAGTGGTAAATTAATTTTTGATGTGTTTGGGAATAAGGATAAAGGTACAAAATATTTAAAAGAATATTTAAAGATTAACAACTATGAAAAAGAACCAGAATTAATTATAGTATATGAAAATAAAGACCTTGATAATAGGATAGTAAGGGAAATGGCTAAAAACATTAAACAAAATTTAGATGAAGTAGCTAAAAATATCAAAGGTCATTTCGATGAAAAGGATTATTTAAATGTAAATGTAGTTTGCAAAGGCTATGAAAAAGATGAACTTAATAAGGTCATAAAGCAGGGAGATTATAATATCTTATTCTCGAAAATTGATGAAGAATATGGAGATGTATTTAAATTTTTTTCAAGGTGGACATCAAGTTCAAGTTATAATGTTTATGGTTATAAGAATTTAGTATATGATAAAATAATTGAAAGTGCGCTAAAGGAGAAGGATAAAAAAAATAAAATAAAACTTTATAATGAAGCTCAAGAAATACTAGCAAAAGATTTGCCCTGCATACCTATATTTATAGCTAATACAGTTATTTGTAAAAAAGAAAATGTTAAAGATGTATATAGTACTAAAGGTGGGAACTTGATACTTGATTATGCTTATAAAGAGGATAATACAGTTGCAAAATAA
- the ligA gene encoding NAD-dependent DNA ligase LigA, with protein sequence MNVEDRINEIKKIIKYHSDRYYNEDNAEISDYEYDQLMLTLKTIEEEHPELVTLDSPTQTVGGIAKRKAGVLVKHNVPMLSLQDVFTKEDVYAYVNKMIEELEDPTFVVELKIDGLSMSLRYVEGELTVAVTRGDGIIQGEDVTENAKVIKDVVRKLKEKVPYLELRGEVYMSTVAFDKVNEKQELLEKKIFANPRNCAAGTLRQLDSKITKERELSLFIFNVQDTKGIEFETHTESYEWLKKQGVKVIENYVKCKTADEVWNAIQTIGEERGTLAYDIDGVVIKINNLEDRKELGNTSKVPKWAIAYKFPPEEKETKLIDIEVSVGRTGRITPTAIFEPIRLCGTSVSRAILHNQDFIDDLDIRIGDIIVVYKSGEIIPKIKSVVKEKRAGELNRFKLPGICPVCAAPTVREKDTADIKCINPNCLAQLERHIINFVGRNAMDIKGFGTAYIKELIRMEYIKDIADIYSLFNYREELIQQGIIGKEKNTDKLLEAINKSKSNEAQKLLTGLGIPNIGKVAAKSIMKHYKSIEDLKNTSLEDLQNVSDIGEISALCILKFFKDKKNCEIIDRLKEYGVNMAVEGSSIEDNVFDGLTFVVTGTLTSMGREEATVMIENHGGKVSGSVSSKTSYVLAGENAGSKLTKAQELGIAVISEEELVNMLK encoded by the coding sequence ATGAATGTAGAAGATAGAATTAACGAAATTAAAAAGATAATTAAATACCATAGTGATAGATATTACAATGAAGATAATGCAGAAATATCAGATTATGAATACGATCAATTAATGCTTACGCTTAAAACAATAGAGGAAGAACATCCAGAACTTGTAACATTAGATTCCCCAACTCAAACAGTAGGTGGAATTGCAAAAAGAAAAGCTGGAGTATTAGTAAAACATAATGTCCCAATGCTCAGTTTGCAAGATGTATTTACAAAAGAAGATGTCTATGCTTACGTAAATAAAATGATTGAAGAACTGGAGGATCCAACCTTTGTTGTTGAACTTAAAATTGATGGTTTGTCAATGTCCCTACGTTATGTAGAGGGTGAATTAACAGTAGCTGTGACTCGCGGTGATGGAATCATTCAAGGTGAGGATGTAACTGAAAATGCTAAAGTAATTAAGGATGTTGTACGGAAACTGAAAGAGAAAGTTCCATACCTAGAGCTTCGTGGTGAAGTATATATGTCTACTGTTGCCTTTGACAAGGTTAATGAGAAGCAAGAGTTATTAGAGAAAAAGATATTTGCCAATCCAAGGAACTGTGCAGCAGGAACACTCAGACAGTTAGATAGTAAAATAACAAAGGAAAGAGAATTATCTCTATTTATTTTTAATGTTCAAGATACCAAAGGAATTGAATTTGAAACACATACGGAAAGTTATGAATGGTTAAAAAAGCAAGGTGTAAAAGTTATTGAGAATTATGTAAAATGTAAAACAGCTGATGAAGTATGGAATGCTATCCAGACTATTGGAGAGGAAAGAGGTACCTTAGCATATGATATTGACGGAGTTGTTATTAAAATTAATAACTTGGAAGATAGAAAGGAACTTGGAAATACTTCAAAGGTTCCAAAATGGGCTATAGCTTATAAATTTCCTCCAGAAGAAAAAGAAACAAAATTAATCGATATTGAAGTATCAGTAGGAAGAACCGGTAGAATTACTCCTACAGCAATATTTGAGCCGATTCGTTTATGCGGAACATCTGTATCTAGAGCAATCCTGCACAACCAAGATTTTATCGATGATTTAGATATAAGGATTGGAGATATAATTGTTGTATACAAATCAGGAGAGATTATTCCAAAGATTAAATCTGTAGTGAAAGAAAAACGCGCTGGCGAATTAAATAGATTTAAGCTTCCTGGCATTTGTCCGGTATGTGCAGCACCTACTGTACGTGAAAAAGATACTGCTGACATCAAATGTATAAATCCTAATTGTTTGGCGCAATTAGAAAGACACATTATTAATTTTGTTGGTCGGAATGCTATGGATATAAAAGGGTTTGGCACGGCGTATATTAAGGAACTTATTCGTATGGAGTATATAAAAGATATTGCGGATATATATTCACTGTTTAATTATCGCGAGGAACTTATCCAGCAAGGTATAATAGGAAAAGAAAAGAATACAGATAAGTTACTAGAAGCTATAAACAAATCAAAGAGTAATGAAGCACAAAAACTTCTTACGGGCCTTGGAATTCCTAATATTGGGAAGGTGGCAGCGAAAAGTATAATGAAGCATTACAAATCTATTGAAGATTTGAAAAATACATCTTTAGAAGATTTACAAAACGTATCGGATATAGGTGAAATAAGTGCATTGTGTATACTGAAATTTTTTAAAGATAAAAAAAACTGTGAAATAATAGATAGATTAAAAGAATATGGCGTTAATATGGCTGTAGAGGGCTCTAGTATCGAAGACAATGTGTTTGATGGATTAACTTTCGTTGTAACTGGAACACTGACGTCTATGGGGCGAGAGGAAGCTACAGTGATGATAGAGAATCATGGAGGAAAAGTATCGGGTTCTGTTTCAAGTAAAACCAGTTACGTATTAGCAGGAGAGAATGCCGGAAGTAAGCTTACAAAAGCTCAAGAACTCGGAATTGCAGTTATATCTGAAGAGGAATTAGTAAATATGTTAAAATAG
- the pcrA gene encoding DNA helicase PcrA codes for MDLESLLNKEQCEAAITVDGPLLILAGAGSGKTRVLTYRIAHMIQDLNIYPSQILAITFTNKAAGEMKDRVRALVGNVADNMWISTFHSSCVRILRREIDKLGYNKNFTIYDSYDQKSLIKQCMKELGTNEKDLTDSEILNKISNAKNELITPEMYKKENEHDFRKNKVADIYVLYQKKLKGNNALDFDDLIFKAVELLKNNKEVLDFYHKKFRYIMVDEYQDTNKAQYMLIKLLVDEKENICVVGDDDQCIYAWRGADVTNILDFEKDYPRAKVVKLEQNYRSYGNILTAANDVIKNNSQRKDKALRTEKDNGDKINLYRAFSDRDEANFVASQIKSIMQEENKSFKDFAILYRMNSQSRIFEESFRKTLIPYRIVGGLKFYDRKEIKDIMAYLKLMNNPLDDIALKRIINVPKRNIGDATIQKIQEFATEIDQCLYSAILDVEYIPSLTTRNTSSISKFVSLMNSFMAKKEEVTVSQLIKSILSDTGYLKQLETSKEPEDESRVENIKELVSDAVEFERTSEDKSLLAFLEGVSLGSSAENSENTEEIVDTAAMMTVHSAKGLEFPVVFMVGMENGIFPGMSSFNNFTEMEESRRLCYVAITRAEEKLYITSAESRMVFGRTVGYAPSDFISEISEDLKEIVGGNKNRTVQVLRRNNTKAPQKFNPHGLMSSNGAESAATTQNNLSVTAQGSDLRQQSIKSEATVGRKVKHGKFGVGTIVSISSSNGDTLISIAFDNMGIKKLVLDKAPIEML; via the coding sequence ATGGATTTAGAAAGTTTGTTAAACAAAGAGCAGTGCGAAGCTGCAATAACAGTGGATGGGCCACTACTAATACTAGCGGGTGCAGGCTCTGGAAAAACTAGAGTCTTAACGTATAGGATTGCCCATATGATTCAAGATTTAAATATATATCCCTCACAAATTTTAGCCATAACTTTCACTAATAAAGCGGCTGGCGAAATGAAGGATAGAGTGCGTGCGCTTGTAGGTAATGTAGCAGATAATATGTGGATTTCAACCTTCCACTCTAGTTGTGTTAGGATACTTAGGCGTGAAATAGATAAACTAGGATATAATAAGAACTTTACCATTTATGATAGCTATGATCAAAAAAGTTTGATTAAACAGTGTATGAAAGAACTTGGTACAAATGAAAAGGATCTAACAGATTCAGAAATTCTAAACAAGATATCAAATGCTAAAAATGAACTGATTACTCCAGAAATGTATAAAAAAGAAAATGAACATGATTTTAGAAAAAATAAAGTTGCTGATATATATGTTCTTTATCAAAAAAAATTAAAAGGTAATAATGCACTAGATTTTGATGATTTAATTTTTAAAGCTGTGGAACTCCTTAAAAATAATAAGGAAGTTTTAGATTTTTACCATAAAAAATTCAGATATATTATGGTAGATGAGTATCAGGATACAAATAAGGCGCAGTATATGCTTATAAAGCTTTTGGTAGATGAAAAGGAAAATATATGCGTAGTTGGAGATGATGACCAATGCATCTACGCATGGAGGGGTGCTGATGTCACCAATATCTTAGATTTTGAAAAAGATTATCCAAGGGCAAAAGTGGTTAAACTTGAGCAAAATTATAGGTCTTATGGGAATATACTAACAGCAGCTAATGATGTTATAAAAAATAATTCTCAAAGAAAAGATAAGGCACTAAGAACTGAGAAAGACAATGGAGACAAAATTAATTTATATAGAGCATTTTCAGATAGAGATGAGGCAAATTTTGTAGCAAGTCAGATTAAGTCAATTATGCAAGAGGAAAATAAGAGTTTTAAGGATTTTGCAATTTTATATAGGATGAATTCCCAATCTCGTATTTTTGAGGAGAGCTTTAGGAAAACTTTAATTCCATATAGAATAGTAGGAGGATTAAAGTTCTATGATAGAAAAGAAATAAAGGATATAATGGCATATTTAAAGCTTATGAATAATCCTCTTGACGATATTGCATTAAAAAGAATTATAAACGTACCTAAAAGAAATATAGGTGATGCAACTATTCAAAAGATTCAAGAGTTTGCAACTGAAATAGATCAATGTTTGTACAGTGCTATTCTAGATGTGGAGTATATACCGTCGCTGACCACTAGGAATACATCATCTATAAGCAAGTTTGTTAGTCTTATGAATAGTTTTATGGCTAAAAAGGAAGAGGTCACTGTATCACAATTAATTAAGTCTATTTTAAGTGATACAGGATATTTAAAGCAATTGGAAACATCTAAGGAACCAGAAGATGAAAGCAGGGTAGAAAATATAAAGGAATTAGTATCAGATGCTGTAGAATTTGAAAGAACTTCAGAGGATAAATCACTTTTAGCATTCTTAGAAGGGGTTAGTTTAGGTTCAAGTGCAGAGAATTCTGAGAATACTGAGGAAATTGTAGATACCGCAGCAATGATGACTGTACATAGTGCAAAAGGCTTAGAGTTTCCAGTGGTATTCATGGTTGGTATGGAAAATGGCATATTCCCAGGTATGTCTTCCTTTAACAATTTCACAGAAATGGAAGAGTCAAGGCGTCTATGCTATGTTGCAATAACACGGGCAGAAGAGAAGCTTTATATAACATCTGCAGAGAGTAGAATGGTATTTGGAAGAACTGTTGGGTATGCACCTTCTGATTTTATAAGTGAAATCTCAGAAGACTTAAAAGAAATTGTTGGGGGAAATAAAAATAGGACTGTACAGGTGTTAAGAAGAAACAACACTAAGGCGCCACAAAAGTTTAACCCTCATGGGCTCATGAGCTCAAATGGTGCAGAGAGTGCTGCCACAACACAAAATAACCTATCAGTTACGGCGCAAGGTAGCGATTTAAGACAGCAAAGTATAAAAAGTGAAGCTACGGTAGGTAGAAAAGTTAAACATGGTAAATTTGGAGTAGGCACCATTGTATCAATATCAAGCTCAAATGGTGACACCTTGATTTCAATAGCCTTTGATAATATGGGAATAAAAAAGTTGGTATTAGATAAAGCACCTATAGAAATGTTATAA
- a CDS encoding YerC/YecD family TrpR-related protein → MSEYSSKLESKDMDFLFDGILSLQNKEECYRFFEDICTINEIQAFEQRLQVAKMLAEKRTYLDIASTTGASTATISRINRALNYGSDGYKLILERLKLKK, encoded by the coding sequence ATGAGTGAATATAGTTCTAAATTAGAAAGTAAAGATATGGATTTTCTTTTTGATGGTATTTTAAGCCTGCAAAATAAGGAAGAGTGTTATAGATTTTTTGAGGATATATGCACTATAAATGAAATTCAGGCATTTGAGCAAAGACTTCAAGTAGCAAAAATGTTAGCAGAAAAAAGGACCTATCTGGATATAGCTAGTACTACAGGAGCAAGTACTGCCACAATAAGTAGAATAAATAGAGCATTAAACTATGGTAGTGATGGGTATAAACTTATATTAGAACGTTTGAAATTAAAAAAGTAA
- the secG gene encoding preprotein translocase subunit SecG, giving the protein MHSFLVVLQVIISIVIIVTVMMQPSKSNGLSGLIAGSSDTFFAKNKTKTAESVLARITAISAVFFIVITVMLNLVK; this is encoded by the coding sequence ATGCATAGTTTTCTAGTAGTTTTACAGGTTATAATTTCAATAGTTATAATTGTCACAGTTATGATGCAACCTAGTAAATCGAATGGATTAAGTGGTCTTATAGCAGGAAGTTCAGATACTTTTTTTGCTAAAAATAAAACTAAAACTGCAGAATCAGTTTTAGCACGAATTACAGCAATTTCAGCAGTCTTTTTTATTGTAATTACTGTTATGTTAAATTTAGTTAAATAA
- the eno gene encoding phosphopyruvate hydratase, giving the protein MKNYIEIIDVYARQILDSRAFPTVEVEVTLEDGTVARAAVPSGASTGMFEAVELRDGDKDIYNGKGVLKAVDNVNDLIAEELIGMNVYDQIAIDKAMIALDGTDNKSKLGANATLGVSLACARAAAESLGLGLYQYIGGVNAKVLPVPMMNIINGGSHADNNVDLQEFMIMPVGATSFSEALRMSAEVYHSLKALLKSKGLATGVGDEGGFAPDLSSNEEAIKIIIEAIEKAGYVPGKDIYIALDPAASEFFEDGTYNLASEGRILTPEQMADYYVELVNKYPIISIEDGMAEEDWEGWKYLTDKIGDRIQLVGDDLFVTNTDRLKMGIERKTANSILIKLNQIGTLTETLNAIEMAERAGFTAVVSHRSGETEDTSIADLVVAVNAGQIKTGAPARTERVAKYNQLLRIEEELEDMAEYRGLKAFYNIKR; this is encoded by the coding sequence ATGAAAAACTATATTGAAATTATTGATGTTTACGCAAGACAAATTTTAGATTCAAGGGCATTTCCAACTGTTGAGGTTGAAGTTACCCTGGAAGATGGAACAGTAGCAAGAGCTGCAGTGCCATCAGGCGCTTCTACAGGTATGTTTGAAGCCGTAGAACTCAGAGATGGTGACAAAGATATATATAACGGAAAAGGAGTTTTGAAAGCTGTTGATAATGTAAATGATCTAATAGCTGAAGAGCTAATTGGAATGAACGTATATGATCAAATAGCTATAGATAAAGCAATGATTGCTCTTGATGGAACAGACAATAAGAGCAAACTTGGTGCTAATGCAACACTTGGAGTTTCCCTAGCTTGTGCTAGAGCTGCGGCTGAATCATTAGGACTAGGACTTTATCAATATATTGGCGGAGTAAACGCTAAAGTTTTACCAGTTCCAATGATGAACATTATAAATGGTGGAAGCCATGCAGACAATAATGTAGACTTACAAGAGTTTATGATTATGCCAGTTGGAGCAACTTCTTTTAGCGAAGCATTAAGAATGAGCGCAGAAGTTTACCATTCATTAAAAGCATTGTTAAAATCTAAGGGACTCGCAACTGGTGTTGGCGATGAAGGTGGATTTGCTCCAGACTTATCATCAAATGAAGAGGCTATAAAGATTATAATAGAAGCTATAGAAAAAGCTGGATATGTTCCAGGAAAAGATATCTATATAGCTCTTGACCCAGCAGCTTCTGAATTCTTCGAAGATGGAACATACAACTTAGCTTCAGAAGGAAGAATACTTACTCCAGAGCAAATGGCTGACTACTATGTAGAGCTAGTTAACAAATACCCAATAATTTCTATAGAAGATGGAATGGCTGAAGAAGATTGGGAAGGTTGGAAATACCTAACTGATAAAATAGGAGATAGAATTCAATTAGTTGGAGACGATTTATTTGTAACTAACACAGATAGATTGAAAATGGGAATTGAAAGAAAAACTGCAAATTCAATTCTTATAAAATTAAACCAAATAGGAACACTCACTGAAACATTAAATGCTATAGAAATGGCTGAAAGAGCTGGATTTACAGCAGTAGTTTCTCATAGATCAGGAGAAACAGAAGATACTTCAATAGCTGATTTAGTTGTAGCTGTGAATGCAGGACAAATTAAAACTGGTGCACCAGCTAGAACTGAAAGAGTTGCTAAATATAATCAACTATTAAGAATAGAAGAAGAATTAGAAGATATGGCTGAATACAGAGGACTAAAAGCATTCTATAACATCAAAAGGTAA